One region of Synechococcus elongatus PCC 11801 genomic DNA includes:
- a CDS encoding AAA family ATPase, with the protein MILLRLQLHHFLSYREADLALGRQLVVLTGAPGTGKTALLEAIAWGLWGKSQRGESSDLIHSAADEMQVSLQFQQGEHQFRVQRRHDRQAGTDLQVWQRSHDDQPWSNWAQPTLTARQARLSQVLGWDYAGFCQTVYAPQGQPSPWVRRSPSNRYQQLVQILQLETLTPLVLAARDRDRSLEAEAQWFAAQLQQLQQEAEQQQQIAQERSQRSQHLSDLQQQQAALVQQLQSLNQQWRAAEQQQRDHQALIYQLHQLQEQIAEQQRLLDDNQQRQAQAQQILTRALSIRAEWQQWQHTQQQANRWSQHTEALQALTEQLQQVQAQYDVTVLQHQQAIVVLQQQVQEGQAALTQIEPLLQQATTIAAGYQQLQQARQELAQAQQRQAVAQPLLDQRQQVQAQLEQARIRLQAHLEDLQGQRLQLRQQHRDRSELEQALTAVSQTIAQLEQHQRYRDQVQEKQQERRNFLARLQARQRDYEAQLAELEAQANAIAPHGPCPLCDQSLDADHWQHVQQRYQQQQTEIQNLIWVICEQFAVSEREIQVLRQEYRDRAIDLEPYSQALEERGKLQAQLLAHTEQAQQLQQIDQQIQTLERSLAAGDFAPDLQRRVRQLDRQIQDLGYRDRDLSLAQQAIDQWQAIAERYAALQTAQAQQQHWQQELARLEVQYRDRQQALNQLPDSPLGQHLRQLQRQHQQVEATLRGLTAPPAATTRQEVAERYQALLEAEQTLPRLQAEQAGLEADLQQLQQRLTDCLRQQAAIAPADDRQTLQTAITTLQAQIQALQAEQASQEQAIAQQPETRDPGIIQAQLHRTQERLQLIAQERQPAQQLAALCDRPDWTVPLINQWLPHLQARCQDWLDRLGWRQGALQWQVITTDHGILGLQLSLHTDQGDRRVNTCSDSETRLLDLAIRLSLVQLLAQHPNRSGTLLLWDEPFAGLDNEQQSVLLTAISAALEQGLMVAQERELPAIAAPHWQVIMRDQQSQILSTANAIATLETK; encoded by the coding sequence ATGATTCTGCTGCGTCTTCAGCTGCACCACTTCCTCAGCTACCGGGAGGCTGATCTCGCACTCGGTCGGCAGCTGGTGGTTTTGACTGGGGCTCCTGGTACTGGCAAAACGGCACTACTGGAGGCGATCGCTTGGGGGCTTTGGGGCAAGAGTCAACGCGGTGAGAGCAGTGACCTGATCCACAGTGCTGCGGACGAAATGCAGGTCAGCCTGCAGTTTCAGCAGGGCGAACATCAATTTCGAGTGCAACGGCGGCACGATCGCCAAGCAGGGACTGACCTCCAGGTCTGGCAGCGCAGTCATGATGATCAGCCTTGGTCCAATTGGGCGCAGCCGACGCTGACGGCTAGGCAAGCACGGCTCAGCCAAGTCCTTGGCTGGGATTATGCGGGCTTTTGTCAAACGGTTTATGCGCCCCAAGGACAGCCATCGCCTTGGGTACGGCGATCGCCTAGCAATCGCTATCAGCAACTCGTCCAGATCTTGCAACTGGAAACACTCACGCCGCTCGTGTTAGCAGCCCGCGATCGCGATCGCAGTTTGGAGGCGGAAGCTCAATGGTTTGCAGCCCAACTGCAACAGCTGCAGCAGGAAGCTGAGCAACAGCAGCAGATCGCTCAGGAGCGATCGCAGCGATCCCAGCACTTATCCGATCTCCAGCAGCAGCAAGCTGCTCTGGTGCAACAACTCCAGTCCTTGAATCAGCAGTGGCGGGCTGCCGAGCAACAGCAGCGCGATCACCAAGCTCTGATCTACCAGCTCCACCAGCTACAGGAGCAGATCGCCGAACAGCAACGCTTACTGGACGACAATCAGCAGCGCCAAGCGCAAGCGCAGCAGATCCTGACTCGTGCCCTCAGCATTCGGGCGGAATGGCAACAGTGGCAGCACACCCAGCAGCAAGCCAACCGCTGGTCGCAGCACACTGAAGCGCTACAAGCCTTGACCGAACAACTTCAGCAGGTGCAAGCCCAGTACGATGTCACTGTCCTGCAGCACCAGCAGGCGATCGTCGTGCTCCAACAGCAGGTGCAGGAGGGCCAAGCGGCGCTAACCCAGATTGAGCCGCTGCTACAACAGGCAACCACGATCGCGGCGGGCTATCAACAGCTTCAGCAGGCGCGACAGGAACTCGCCCAAGCGCAACAGCGGCAAGCGGTGGCTCAGCCCCTGCTCGATCAGCGGCAACAGGTACAAGCCCAGCTCGAACAGGCTCGCATTCGCCTGCAGGCCCATCTGGAAGATTTGCAAGGACAGCGCTTGCAACTTCGACAGCAGCACCGCGATCGCAGCGAACTAGAGCAAGCCCTTACGGCCGTCAGCCAAACGATTGCGCAACTGGAGCAACACCAGCGCTATCGCGACCAAGTGCAGGAAAAGCAGCAGGAGCGCCGCAACTTTCTAGCGCGTCTTCAAGCGCGACAGCGCGACTACGAAGCGCAGCTAGCCGAATTGGAGGCTCAGGCGAATGCGATCGCTCCCCATGGCCCCTGCCCGCTCTGCGACCAGTCGCTGGATGCTGATCATTGGCAGCATGTGCAGCAGCGCTATCAACAGCAGCAGACTGAGATCCAAAACCTAATCTGGGTAATCTGCGAGCAATTTGCAGTCTCTGAGCGAGAAATTCAGGTGCTGCGGCAGGAATATCGCGATCGCGCCATTGACCTCGAACCCTACAGTCAAGCCCTCGAAGAGCGCGGCAAGCTCCAAGCTCAGCTCTTGGCGCACACCGAACAAGCACAACAACTGCAGCAGATCGATCAGCAGATTCAAACCCTTGAGCGCAGCCTCGCTGCCGGCGATTTTGCGCCGGACTTACAGCGGCGGGTGCGGCAGCTCGATCGCCAAATTCAGGATCTGGGTTACCGCGATCGCGACCTCAGCCTGGCTCAGCAAGCGATCGACCAGTGGCAGGCGATCGCTGAACGCTATGCGGCTCTGCAGACGGCCCAAGCCCAGCAGCAGCACTGGCAGCAAGAACTCGCCCGCTTAGAAGTCCAATACCGCGATCGCCAACAGGCCCTCAACCAGCTGCCCGACAGTCCCCTCGGTCAGCATTTACGACAGCTGCAGCGCCAGCATCAACAGGTGGAAGCCACCTTGCGCGGTCTGACGGCTCCCCCAGCCGCCACTACGAGACAGGAGGTGGCTGAGCGCTACCAAGCGCTGCTAGAGGCAGAGCAGACCCTGCCTCGGCTGCAGGCTGAACAGGCCGGACTGGAAGCCGACCTCCAGCAGCTGCAACAGCGGTTAACTGATTGCTTGCGTCAACAAGCTGCGATCGCTCCAGCCGATGATCGCCAAACCCTCCAGACTGCGATCACCACTCTGCAAGCCCAGATTCAAGCCTTACAAGCAGAGCAAGCTAGCCAAGAGCAGGCGATCGCCCAACAGCCCGAGACTCGTGATCCGGGGATCATTCAGGCTCAACTCCACCGCACTCAAGAGCGTCTGCAGCTGATCGCACAGGAACGGCAGCCCGCCCAACAGCTTGCTGCGCTCTGCGATCGCCCCGATTGGACAGTGCCCTTGATAAACCAATGGCTCCCCCATCTTCAGGCGCGCTGCCAAGACTGGCTCGATCGCTTGGGCTGGAGACAGGGGGCGCTACAGTGGCAGGTGATTACGACTGATCACGGCATTCTCGGTCTGCAACTCAGCCTGCACACCGATCAGGGCGATCGCCGGGTCAATACTTGCTCCGACAGCGAAACCCGTCTCCTAGATCTCGCCATTCGCCTCAGTTTGGTGCAGCTGTTGGCACAACACCCTAATCGCTCGGGAACGTTGCTCCTCTGGGATGAACCCTTTGCAGGACTCGATAACGAACAGCAATCAGTGCTGCTGACAGCAATCAGTGCTGCTCTGGAGCAGGGCTTGATGGTGGCACAGGAACGAGAGCTGCCAGCGATCGCGGCTCCCCACTGGCAGGTGATCATGCGGGATCAGCAGTCGCAAATCCTGTCTACAGCAAACGCGATCGCTACGCTCGAAACGAAATAG
- a CDS encoding aminotransferase class I/II-fold pyridoxal phosphate-dependent enzyme, producing MEMITPQLVSEAEAELLQIFVGLDVQVKENLGRVLEAFRAERVGVHHFAGVSGYGHDDLGRETLDRLYARVFGAEAAAVRIQFVSGTHAIAAALYGVLRPGDELLAIAGAPYDTLEEVIGTRGEGQGSLKDFGVSYRELALTESGEIDWQALATAIRPNTRLALIQRSCGYSWRRSLSIDDIARIVDLVKSQNPDTVCFVDNCYGEFIETREPTMVGADLMAGSLIKNPGGTIAPAGGYVAGRADLVEAAACRLTAPGIGSSGGATFDQNRLLFQGLFLAPQMVAEAMKGSHLIAWVCDRLGYPVQPDPWEPRRDVIQAVRLGSAEKLIAFCRAIQQHSPIGAYLDPVPAPMPGYESDLVMAGGTFIDGSTSEFSADGPLREPYTVFCQGGSHHAQVAIALEAAIAAIGPA from the coding sequence ATGGAAATGATCACTCCCCAGCTTGTTTCTGAAGCAGAAGCAGAGCTGCTACAGATTTTTGTCGGTCTTGACGTTCAGGTCAAGGAAAACCTAGGACGGGTTTTGGAAGCGTTTCGGGCCGAGCGGGTCGGCGTTCATCACTTCGCGGGGGTTAGTGGCTATGGCCACGATGATCTTGGGCGGGAAACCCTCGACCGTCTCTATGCTCGCGTATTCGGAGCCGAAGCTGCAGCGGTCAGGATCCAGTTTGTCTCTGGAACCCATGCGATCGCCGCTGCACTTTATGGCGTTTTGCGGCCTGGGGATGAGCTTTTAGCGATCGCGGGTGCTCCTTACGACACCTTGGAAGAAGTGATTGGCACTCGTGGTGAAGGCCAAGGATCCCTCAAGGATTTTGGGGTGAGCTACCGGGAACTAGCCCTGACAGAGTCTGGTGAGATCGATTGGCAAGCACTGGCAACAGCAATTCGCCCCAACACTCGCCTTGCCTTAATTCAGCGCTCCTGTGGCTATTCTTGGCGACGCAGCCTCAGTATTGATGACATTGCGCGGATTGTGGATCTAGTCAAGTCACAAAACCCTGACACGGTCTGCTTTGTCGACAACTGCTATGGCGAATTTATCGAAACCCGCGAACCGACGATGGTCGGCGCGGATCTGATGGCCGGGTCGCTGATCAAAAATCCAGGCGGCACCATCGCACCAGCCGGTGGCTATGTAGCGGGGCGAGCTGACTTGGTGGAAGCAGCGGCCTGCCGCTTGACCGCTCCCGGCATTGGTAGCAGTGGTGGTGCCACCTTTGACCAAAATCGGTTGCTGTTTCAGGGCTTGTTCCTTGCCCCGCAAATGGTCGCTGAGGCGATGAAGGGTAGCCACTTGATTGCTTGGGTATGCGATCGCCTCGGCTATCCGGTGCAACCCGACCCATGGGAACCCCGCCGCGATGTGATTCAGGCAGTTCGTTTAGGCAGTGCCGAAAAACTGATTGCCTTTTGTCGGGCGATTCAGCAGCATTCTCCAATCGGGGCCTATCTCGACCCCGTACCCGCACCGATGCCAGGCTACGAAAGCGATCTCGTGATGGCTGGCGGTACCTTCATTGATGGCAGCACCTCGGAGTTTTCCGCCGATGGACCTCTGCGCGAACCGTACACTGTCTTTTGCCAAGGGGGCAGCCACCATGCACAGGTTGCGATCGCCTTGGAAGCTGCAATCGCTGCGATCGGTCCGGCTTGA
- a CDS encoding DUF29 domain-containing protein translates to MDESPSLKSRLEAAIETGLPLATFPETCLYLLVDLLNPEVTWEDGNDPQSG, encoded by the coding sequence TTGGATGAGAGCCCTAGCCTCAAATCACGCCTTGAAGCTGCGATCGAAACTGGCCTACCTTTGGCAACCTTTCCCGAAACCTGTCTCTACTTGCTGGTGGATCTCCTCAATCCAGAAGTGACTTGGGAAGATGGAAATGATCCCCAGTCAGGATAG
- a CDS encoding NAD(P)H-quinone oxidoreductase subunit O: MAADLKKGSLVRAIATELEGSVELLASDARIPSYILETNGEILDIKGDYALVRFSRPTPNVWLRLDQLQAAA; encoded by the coding sequence ATGGCTGCAGATCTCAAGAAAGGTTCCCTTGTCCGCGCGATCGCCACTGAACTTGAAGGCAGTGTTGAGCTACTGGCCAGCGACGCTCGCATCCCCAGCTACATCCTCGAAACTAACGGCGAAATCCTTGACATCAAAGGCGACTATGCCCTAGTGCGCTTCTCACGTCCCACACCCAACGTCTGGCTGCGCCTCGACCAACTGCAAGCCGCTGCGTAA
- a CDS encoding prepilin-type N-terminal cleavage/methylation domain-containing protein, which yields MTRTSRSQGFTITEILIVIIIVGILAAVATPSLAGFVGQQQTNQATSEV from the coding sequence TTGACCCGCACCTCGCGATCCCAAGGTTTTACAATCACTGAAATTTTAATTGTGATTATCATTGTCGGCATTCTGGCAGCAGTTGCCACACCAAGCTTGGCAGGCTTTGTTGGACAACAACAAACGAATCAAGCTACGAGCGAAGTTTAA
- the argH gene encoding argininosuccinate lyase, producing MTQAAAPQPWSDRFETALHPAIVVFNASIGFDLALIEYDLTGSQAHAQMLAEQGIISREEGEAIVAGLEQIRSEYRAGQFQPGLDAEDVHFAVERRLTELLGDVGKKLHTARSRNDQVGTDTRLYLRDRVDRIRQQLREYQRVLLAQAEQHVETLIPGYTHLQRAQPLSLAHHLHAYLEMAERDWERLGDLRKRLNTSPLGAGALAGTTFPINRQRTAELLGFERVYANSLDAVSDRDSLVEFLAAASLIMVHLSRLAEEVILWASEEFRFVRLSDRCATGSSIMPQKKNPDVPELVRGKTGRVFGHLQAMLVVLKGLPLAYNKDLQEDKEGLFDAVQTVESCLEAMTILFAEGLSFQPDHLAAAVESDFSNATDVADYLAARGVPFREAYNLVGRVVRTCLAQGKLLKDLSLDEWQALHPQFEADIYEAIAPRQVVAARNSQGGTGFEQVRSALATVRQRLESTT from the coding sequence GTGACCCAAGCTGCTGCCCCACAACCTTGGAGCGATCGCTTCGAAACAGCACTCCATCCGGCGATCGTGGTTTTCAACGCCAGTATCGGCTTTGATTTGGCGTTGATCGAATATGACCTGACGGGGTCGCAGGCCCATGCCCAAATGCTGGCAGAGCAAGGCATTATCAGCCGCGAGGAAGGGGAAGCGATCGTTGCGGGGCTCGAACAAATTCGCAGCGAGTATCGGGCGGGTCAATTCCAACCGGGACTCGATGCAGAAGACGTCCATTTTGCTGTCGAACGGCGGCTGACGGAACTGCTGGGTGACGTCGGTAAGAAGCTGCACACCGCCCGATCGCGCAACGACCAAGTCGGAACAGATACAAGGCTCTATCTGCGCGATCGCGTCGATCGCATCCGGCAGCAGCTGCGGGAGTATCAGCGGGTTTTGCTGGCGCAAGCTGAGCAGCATGTTGAGACGTTGATTCCTGGCTATACCCACTTGCAGCGAGCTCAACCCTTGAGCTTGGCGCACCATCTCCACGCCTATTTAGAAATGGCAGAGCGTGATTGGGAGCGGCTAGGCGATCTGCGCAAGCGCCTGAATACGTCTCCTTTGGGTGCGGGTGCCTTAGCGGGGACGACCTTCCCAATCAATCGCCAACGGACGGCGGAATTACTGGGCTTTGAGCGGGTTTATGCCAACAGCTTGGATGCCGTCAGCGATCGCGACAGCTTAGTCGAATTTTTGGCAGCAGCCAGCTTGATCATGGTGCACCTCAGCCGTTTGGCGGAAGAGGTGATTCTCTGGGCTTCTGAGGAGTTTCGCTTTGTCCGCCTCAGCGATCGCTGCGCGACCGGCTCCAGCATCATGCCCCAGAAGAAAAACCCTGATGTGCCGGAACTGGTGCGCGGTAAAACAGGACGGGTGTTTGGGCATCTGCAAGCCATGCTCGTAGTCTTGAAAGGTTTGCCACTGGCCTACAACAAAGACTTGCAGGAAGACAAAGAAGGCTTGTTTGATGCGGTGCAAACCGTGGAAAGTTGTCTCGAAGCGATGACGATCTTGTTCGCAGAGGGGCTGAGCTTCCAGCCCGATCACCTAGCCGCGGCGGTCGAATCTGACTTTTCCAATGCCACGGACGTGGCGGATTATTTGGCCGCACGGGGCGTTCCTTTCCGCGAAGCCTATAACTTAGTGGGTCGTGTTGTCCGCACCTGCTTAGCGCAGGGTAAGTTGCTCAAGGATTTGAGCTTGGACGAGTGGCAAGCACTGCATCCACAATTTGAGGCGGACATTTACGAGGCGATCGCCCCGCGACAAGTAGTTGCGGCTCGCAACAGTCAAGGTGGAACAGGTTTTGAGCAAGTGCGCTCAGCTCTAGCCACCGTTCGGCAGCGCTTAGAGTCTACGACCTAG
- a CDS encoding GNAT family N-acetyltransferase, which yields MESGLYNQKGFHHRPLPAQIEFRPAQLDDREAIAKLLSASFHRHLGTDSWLYWLLYLSIQSDLKQRLQRRKSGYDCWIAIADGAIAGVIELELKQDWPWQTAYPYCSNLAVAEAWRRQGLASQLLRHAEQTAQAWGSPQVYLHVLESNYRARSLYAKQGYSLQKRDRTWQAWITGGSWRLFLSKPL from the coding sequence GTGGAGTCAGGTCTCTACAATCAGAAGGGCTTTCACCACCGTCCTTTGCCTGCCCAGATTGAATTTCGTCCTGCTCAGCTTGATGACCGAGAAGCGATCGCAAAATTGCTCTCGGCTAGTTTTCATCGCCATCTCGGCACGGATAGCTGGCTCTACTGGCTGCTTTATCTGAGTATTCAATCCGACCTCAAGCAGCGGCTACAGCGCCGCAAGTCCGGCTACGACTGCTGGATCGCGATCGCCGATGGTGCGATCGCTGGTGTCATTGAGCTGGAACTCAAACAGGATTGGCCCTGGCAAACCGCCTATCCCTATTGCTCCAATCTGGCCGTTGCTGAGGCTTGGCGACGCCAAGGACTCGCCAGCCAACTCCTCCGTCATGCCGAACAAACCGCCCAAGCTTGGGGCAGCCCGCAGGTTTACCTGCATGTTCTGGAGAGCAACTATCGGGCGCGATCGCTCTATGCCAAGCAGGGCTACAGCCTGCAAAAACGCGATCGCACTTGGCAAGCCTGGATCACTGGTGGCTCTTGGCGCCTCTTTCTGTCCAAGCCCCTCTAA
- the thyD gene encoding thylakoid membrane protein ThyD, with protein MKIAITGATGFVGRRLVERLQAEGHELRILSQRPTVAQQLTGCQVFDAADQASWLAAVEGADAVINLAGEPIAEQRWTPAQKQRLKDSRVQTTRALVSAIAAAQQKPAVLVSASAIGYYGTSETAQFSEDSSAGQDYLAEICQAWEQEAQAVTASGTRLVTLRIGIVVGPGGAIGKMLGPFKLFAGGPIGSGQQWVSWIQREDLVSLILEAIANPSYQGTYNATAPQPVRMMELSRILGEVLQRPSWLPVPGFALEALLGEGALLVLEGQQVLPKRLETSGFQFRYPDLKSALQQFLP; from the coding sequence GTGAAGATTGCGATTACGGGCGCGACAGGCTTTGTCGGTCGTCGTCTAGTCGAGCGGTTGCAGGCCGAGGGGCACGAGCTACGGATCCTCAGTCAACGACCTACGGTTGCGCAGCAACTGACGGGTTGCCAAGTGTTTGATGCCGCCGATCAGGCAAGCTGGCTGGCTGCTGTAGAAGGTGCTGATGCGGTTATCAACCTAGCCGGTGAACCGATCGCTGAACAGCGCTGGACGCCTGCGCAAAAACAACGCCTCAAGGATAGTCGGGTACAAACTACACGGGCCTTGGTCAGTGCGATCGCTGCCGCCCAGCAAAAACCGGCAGTCCTCGTCAGTGCCTCGGCCATTGGCTACTACGGGACCAGTGAAACTGCGCAATTCAGCGAAGATAGCTCTGCTGGGCAGGATTACCTCGCGGAAATTTGCCAAGCTTGGGAACAAGAAGCTCAAGCAGTCACGGCTAGCGGTACCCGCCTAGTGACATTGCGGATTGGTATCGTTGTTGGTCCGGGTGGCGCAATTGGCAAGATGCTTGGCCCCTTCAAGTTGTTTGCGGGCGGTCCCATCGGTAGCGGTCAGCAGTGGGTTTCTTGGATTCAACGCGAAGATTTAGTCTCGCTGATTCTTGAGGCGATCGCCAATCCCAGCTATCAGGGCACCTACAACGCCACGGCCCCGCAGCCGGTGCGGATGATGGAACTGAGCCGAATTCTCGGGGAAGTGCTGCAACGACCCTCTTGGTTGCCGGTGCCGGGTTTTGCCTTGGAAGCCTTGTTGGGTGAAGGGGCGTTGCTCGTGCTCGAAGGTCAACAAGTGCTGCCAAAGCGCTTAGAGACGAGTGGCTTCCAATTCCGCTATCCCGATCTCAAGTCGGCCCTGCAGCAATTCCTGCCCTAA
- the psb28 gene encoding photosystem II reaction center protein Psb28, with protein sequence MTDVLPTIELFDGIAEDLDNVSLRRDRQTGSRNVLLRFRALKALDRFNSFRSRFSKAIRLTDSEGAIELWPDSSKLVFGGDDGDELDRVEFVIPIDNEDHWQRFMRFMERYAAANGMTYGDRQP encoded by the coding sequence ATGACCGACGTACTGCCCACCATTGAACTGTTTGATGGCATTGCCGAAGACCTAGATAACGTCAGCCTACGGCGCGATCGCCAGACCGGCAGCCGCAACGTCTTGCTTCGATTTCGTGCCCTCAAAGCCCTCGATCGCTTTAACAGCTTTAGGAGCCGCTTTTCCAAGGCCATTCGGCTTACTGATAGTGAAGGCGCGATCGAACTCTGGCCTGACTCCTCCAAACTCGTGTTTGGCGGGGATGACGGCGATGAACTCGATCGCGTCGAGTTTGTCATCCCGATCGACAATGAAGACCACTGGCAACGCTTCATGCGCTTTATGGAGCGCTACGCTGCGGCCAATGGCATGACCTACGGCGATCGCCAGCCATAA
- a CDS encoding acyl-CoA desaturase, whose amino-acid sequence MTLAIRPKLAFNWPTALFMVAIHIGALLAFLPANFNWPAVGVMVALYYITGCFGITLGWHRLISHRSFEVPKWLEYLLVLCGTLAMQHGPIEWIGLHRHHHLHSDQDVDHHDSNKGFLWSHFLWMIYEIPARKEVDKFTKDIANDPVYRFCNNYFFGIQVLLAVLLYAWGEAWVGNGWSFVIWGIFVRLVVVYHVTWLVNSATHKFGYRSHESGDKSTNCWWVALLAFGEGWHNNHHAYQYSARHGLQWWEFDLTWLIICGLKKVGLARKIKVASPNN is encoded by the coding sequence ATGACCCTTGCTATCCGACCCAAGCTTGCCTTCAACTGGCCGACCGCCCTGTTCATGGTCGCCATTCACATTGGAGCACTGTTAGCGTTCCTGCCGGCCAACTTTAATTGGCCTGCTGTGGGCGTGATGGTTGCGCTGTATTACATTACCGGTTGTTTTGGCATCACCCTAGGCTGGCACCGGCTAATTTCGCACCGCAGCTTTGAAGTTCCCAAATGGCTGGAATATCTGCTTGTGCTGTGCGGCACGCTGGCGATGCAACACGGCCCGATTGAGTGGATTGGCCTGCACCGCCACCATCACTTGCATTCTGACCAAGACGTCGATCACCACGATTCCAACAAAGGCTTCCTCTGGAGCCATTTTTTGTGGATGATCTACGAAATTCCGGCTCGCAAAGAAGTCGATAAGTTTACGAAGGATATCGCTAACGATCCGGTCTATCGCTTCTGCAACAACTACTTCTTCGGCATCCAGGTACTGTTGGCCGTTCTGCTCTATGCCTGGGGCGAAGCGTGGGTTGGTAACGGCTGGTCCTTTGTCATCTGGGGCATCTTCGTGCGCTTGGTGGTGGTCTACCACGTCACTTGGCTGGTAAATAGTGCCACCCACAAGTTTGGCTACCGCTCCCATGAGTCGGGCGATAAGTCTACTAACTGCTGGTGGGTTGCACTGTTGGCCTTTGGTGAAGGCTGGCACAACAACCACCATGCCTACCAATACTCAGCCCGTCATGGTTTGCAGTGGTGGGAATTTGACCTGACTTGGTTGATCATCTGCGGTCTGAAGAAGGTGGGTCTGGCTCGCAAGATTAAAGTGGCGTCGCCGAATAACTAA